A region from the Sphingopyxis lindanitolerans genome encodes:
- a CDS encoding catecholate siderophore receptor Fiu, translating to MSFLRLRETMSAAAPAYLALTCFGLAASPAAAQDGGQEAKQPVLGGVTVTDTAIIVDGYKVDKPSSPKFTQPLRDTPQTIQIINKELFNEQGATTLTEVLRNSPGVGTFYAGENGNTTSGDAIRMRGFDTSNSIFVDGIRDLGSVSRDIFNTDAVEVQKGPAGTDNGRTAPTGAINLVSKRASLESALSGTLSVGVDGQKRITADVNQTLGGLSNSALRLNMLWQDSDVPGRDHVNNQRLGLAASLGLGLDTATRAWLNLLYIDQDNIPDGYVPTIALPGWEPQPGLEPLVGHRVDSENFYGTRKDHDDVKAQMATLIIEHDFSDNVRLSNVARVGETKQDYLLTAFMSTGANIVGNPADPDDLSAYTITRGNPTIREARNRILTNQLNLRADFATGAVEHNLSIGAEITGEKQVLYGHSSTGTLPVANLYNPDWNDTSDYTYSRNGTAGRGKTNTLALYAFDTAKFFDGLLLVTGGVRIDHYKTTYVNTAICNNGTGRGAVPCGTAPVGSIVTTADLKAKDTLFNWKLGAVLKPSEPVSLYVNYALSQQPPGGDNFTLAAGDSTNNPDFAPQKAKTIEAGVKWDVLGGALAINAAIFQTKVLNEVNAADPSDIQSGSKRVRGVELSAVGNITDAWSISAGYAHQKTKVTNGSAVAVDGSDGLTYSPDDSFSSWTSYRAPFGLEVAGGVRYTSGMRRGTDGAAGTPPRTHGYTVVDALLGYAVNDHVKLRLNAYNLFDKDYVAAINKSGYRYTPGQPQTFLFSADFRF from the coding sequence ATGTCATTCTTGCGTCTGCGCGAAACCATGTCGGCGGCGGCTCCGGCCTATCTGGCGCTGACATGCTTCGGCCTCGCCGCCTCTCCCGCGGCCGCGCAGGATGGCGGACAAGAGGCGAAGCAGCCGGTGCTCGGCGGCGTCACGGTCACCGACACCGCCATCATCGTCGACGGCTACAAGGTCGACAAGCCTTCCTCTCCCAAATTCACCCAGCCCCTGCGCGACACGCCGCAGACCATCCAGATCATCAACAAGGAATTGTTCAACGAACAGGGCGCGACGACGCTGACCGAAGTGCTGCGCAACAGCCCCGGCGTCGGCACCTTCTATGCCGGCGAAAACGGCAATACGACGAGCGGCGATGCGATCCGGATGCGCGGCTTCGACACGTCGAACAGCATCTTCGTCGACGGCATCCGCGATCTGGGATCGGTCTCGCGCGATATTTTCAACACCGATGCGGTCGAGGTCCAGAAAGGACCGGCGGGCACCGACAACGGCCGCACCGCGCCGACCGGCGCGATCAATCTGGTGAGCAAGCGGGCTTCGCTCGAAAGCGCGCTGTCGGGCACGCTGTCGGTCGGGGTCGACGGGCAGAAGCGGATTACCGCCGATGTCAACCAGACGCTCGGCGGCCTCAGCAACAGCGCGCTGCGGCTCAACATGCTGTGGCAGGACAGCGACGTTCCGGGCCGCGACCATGTCAATAACCAGCGGCTCGGCCTTGCCGCCTCGCTCGGCCTCGGGCTCGACACCGCGACCCGCGCCTGGCTGAACCTGCTTTATATCGACCAGGACAATATTCCCGACGGCTATGTCCCGACGATCGCCCTTCCCGGCTGGGAACCCCAGCCCGGATTGGAGCCGCTGGTCGGCCACCGCGTCGATTCGGAGAATTTCTATGGCACGCGCAAGGACCATGACGATGTGAAGGCGCAGATGGCGACGCTGATCATCGAACATGATTTTTCGGACAATGTCCGGCTGTCGAACGTCGCGCGCGTGGGCGAGACGAAGCAGGATTATCTGCTGACCGCCTTCATGTCGACGGGCGCCAATATCGTCGGCAATCCCGCCGATCCCGACGACCTTTCCGCCTACACGATAACCCGCGGCAACCCCACGATCCGCGAAGCGCGAAACCGCATCCTGACCAATCAGCTCAACCTGCGGGCCGATTTCGCGACGGGAGCAGTCGAGCATAATCTGAGCATCGGTGCCGAGATCACGGGCGAGAAGCAGGTCCTCTACGGCCACAGTTCCACGGGCACGCTGCCGGTCGCGAACCTTTACAACCCCGACTGGAACGACACGAGCGATTACACCTATTCGCGCAACGGCACGGCCGGACGTGGCAAGACGAATACGCTGGCCCTCTATGCCTTCGACACCGCGAAATTCTTCGACGGGCTGCTGCTGGTGACCGGCGGCGTGCGCATCGACCATTACAAGACGACCTATGTCAACACGGCCATTTGCAACAACGGCACCGGCCGCGGCGCCGTGCCGTGCGGCACCGCCCCCGTCGGCTCGATCGTCACCACCGCCGACCTGAAGGCCAAGGACACGCTGTTCAACTGGAAACTGGGCGCGGTGCTCAAGCCGAGCGAGCCGGTCAGCCTGTATGTGAATTATGCGCTGTCGCAGCAGCCTCCGGGCGGCGATAATTTCACCCTGGCGGCCGGCGACAGCACCAACAACCCCGACTTCGCGCCGCAAAAGGCCAAGACGATCGAAGCCGGCGTGAAGTGGGACGTGCTGGGCGGTGCGCTCGCGATCAACGCCGCGATCTTCCAGACCAAGGTGCTGAACGAAGTCAACGCCGCCGACCCCTCCGACATCCAGAGCGGATCGAAGCGGGTGCGCGGCGTCGAACTGTCGGCGGTCGGCAACATCACCGACGCCTGGTCGATCTCCGCCGGATACGCGCATCAGAAAACCAAGGTCACCAACGGCAGCGCCGTCGCGGTCGATGGCAGCGATGGCCTGACCTATTCGCCCGACGACAGCTTCTCGTCGTGGACGAGCTATCGCGCGCCCTTCGGTCTCGAGGTCGCCGGCGGCGTCCGCTACACCAGCGGGATGCGGCGCGGGACCGACGGCGCGGCCG